In Deltaproteobacteria bacterium, one DNA window encodes the following:
- a CDS encoding valine--tRNA ligase: MEKRDFNWEKGYEFKEVEKRWYDFWLERNLFHADENSADPPYSIVIPPPNVTGSLHMGHALNNTLQDILVRFRRMQGYNTLWLPGMDHAGIATQNVVEKQLAKEGLDRHALGRERFVERVWKWKEEYGGVIIEQLKRLGASCDWSRERFTMDEGLSEAVKEVFVRLYKDGLIYRDKYIINWCPRCQTALSDLEVEHEEIPAKLYHLVYPFEGLEGGIVVVTTRPETIMGDTAVAVNPNDTRYRDVVGKRVVLPVVKRRIPIIADGFVDPEFGSGALKITPAHDPHDFEIGLRHGLEMVKVIDDDGRMNREAGPYRGMDRFACRERIVEDLVRQGVLIKTEDYHHSVGHCQRCKTIVEPMVSTQWFVRIRPLAEKAIQAVQQGRTRIIPSMWEKTYFEWMENIKDWCISRQIWWGHRIPAWYCDQCGGITVSKTAPASCNVCGGSGFRAETDVLDTWFSSALWPFSTLGWPQRTKALEVFYPTSTLVTGFDILFFWVARMMMMGLRFMGDVPFRDVYIHALVRDFKGQKMSKSKGNVVDPLVMMERYGTDAFRFTLAALAAQGRDIILAEERIEGYRHFANKIWNASRFCLMNLKDWQPSGELPIPESISDRWILSRLDRVIGEEVRGLEEYRFNDAAQRIYRFVWHEFCDWYLEMIKPVLYGDSVDGERERTRTVLSHVLEVILKLLHPFMPFITEEIWQRMFWTEGSIMVAEFPKPDASRTDPAAEREIGWVREAVSAIRNMRGEFLVPPSERVRAVVVPSTAEGKELLERNRGLVENLARTSELEITLERTPPRRALTAVTGSLEVFMPLDRIRVMEERRRLEKEIERVDRDLMSVRGKLSNRAFRSKAPRAVVDKEEAKEQELGRRRERLEEGLRRLEDLD; this comes from the coding sequence ATGGAGAAAAGAGATTTCAACTGGGAAAAGGGGTATGAATTCAAGGAAGTTGAGAAGCGGTGGTACGATTTCTGGCTGGAGAGGAACCTCTTCCATGCAGACGAAAATTCGGCCGATCCCCCGTACTCGATCGTGATTCCCCCTCCCAACGTGACGGGCTCGCTCCACATGGGGCACGCCCTCAACAATACCCTCCAGGACATCCTTGTGCGATTCCGGAGGATGCAGGGATACAATACGCTCTGGCTCCCCGGAATGGATCATGCTGGCATTGCCACACAGAACGTAGTTGAAAAGCAGCTGGCAAAGGAAGGCTTGGACCGGCACGCCCTTGGCAGAGAGAGGTTCGTGGAACGGGTATGGAAATGGAAGGAAGAGTATGGGGGAGTGATAATCGAACAGCTGAAGCGATTGGGAGCGTCTTGTGACTGGAGCAGAGAGCGTTTTACCATGGACGAAGGCCTATCCGAGGCTGTGAAGGAGGTCTTCGTCCGCCTCTATAAGGACGGTCTCATTTACAGGGACAAATATATCATCAACTGGTGCCCCCGGTGTCAGACGGCCCTGTCGGATCTGGAAGTCGAACACGAGGAGATCCCTGCAAAGCTCTACCACCTCGTCTACCCCTTCGAGGGGTTGGAAGGCGGTATCGTCGTGGTCACGACGCGGCCGGAGACCATCATGGGAGACACCGCTGTCGCCGTGAACCCCAATGATACCAGATACAGGGATGTGGTAGGCAAACGAGTCGTTCTCCCTGTGGTAAAGCGCCGGATCCCCATTATCGCCGACGGGTTTGTGGATCCGGAATTCGGTTCGGGGGCTCTCAAGATAACGCCTGCTCATGATCCCCACGACTTTGAGATAGGATTGAGACACGGCCTTGAGATGGTGAAGGTCATCGATGACGACGGGCGAATGAACAGGGAAGCAGGCCCGTACCGCGGGATGGACCGATTTGCCTGCCGGGAGAGGATCGTCGAAGACCTTGTGAGACAGGGAGTGCTCATCAAGACCGAGGACTACCATCACAGCGTGGGGCACTGCCAGCGCTGCAAGACCATCGTGGAACCTATGGTCTCCACTCAATGGTTCGTGAGGATTAGACCCTTGGCTGAAAAGGCCATACAAGCAGTACAACAGGGTAGGACCAGAATCATCCCTTCCATGTGGGAAAAGACCTATTTTGAATGGATGGAGAATATCAAGGACTGGTGCATTTCGCGCCAGATCTGGTGGGGACACCGAATCCCCGCGTGGTACTGCGATCAATGCGGTGGGATCACCGTCTCAAAGACGGCTCCTGCGTCCTGTAACGTCTGCGGGGGCAGCGGGTTTAGAGCTGAGACCGACGTGCTCGATACCTGGTTCAGTTCCGCCCTATGGCCCTTTTCAACCCTGGGATGGCCTCAAAGAACCAAAGCCCTTGAGGTCTTCTATCCTACCTCTACGCTGGTTACGGGATTCGACATCCTCTTTTTCTGGGTGGCCCGGATGATGATGATGGGTTTGAGGTTCATGGGGGACGTTCCATTCAGGGACGTATACATTCACGCCCTGGTTCGTGATTTCAAGGGCCAGAAGATGAGCAAATCCAAGGGAAACGTGGTCGATCCCCTGGTGATGATGGAACGGTATGGAACCGATGCGTTCCGTTTTACGCTGGCCGCCCTTGCAGCCCAGGGGAGGGATATCATCCTGGCAGAGGAGAGGATAGAGGGATACCGTCATTTTGCCAACAAGATCTGGAATGCGTCGCGTTTCTGCCTCATGAATCTGAAAGACTGGCAACCGTCCGGTGAGTTACCCATACCGGAGAGTATTTCCGACCGCTGGATCTTGAGCCGTCTCGATCGGGTGATCGGAGAAGAGGTAAGGGGGCTTGAGGAATACCGTTTCAACGATGCTGCCCAGAGAATCTACCGGTTTGTATGGCACGAGTTCTGCGACTGGTATCTCGAGATGATCAAGCCCGTTCTATATGGAGACTCCGTGGACGGCGAGAGGGAAAGGACCCGAACCGTTCTCTCCCATGTGCTCGAGGTGATTCTCAAACTCCTTCATCCCTTCATGCCTTTTATCACCGAGGAGATCTGGCAGCGTATGTTCTGGACCGAGGGGAGCATCATGGTGGCAGAATTCCCAAAGCCAGATGCGAGCCGGACAGACCCTGCCGCGGAGAGGGAGATAGGTTGGGTCAGAGAGGCTGTTTCTGCGATCCGTAACATGAGGGGTGAATTCCTGGTTCCCCCCTCAGAGAGGGTACGGGCCGTTGTGGTGCCCAGTACGGCCGAGGGAAAGGAACTGCTGGAACGCAACCGCGGGCTTGTCGAAAACCTCGCTCGCACGAGCGAACTGGAGATCACCCTTGAAAGAACTCCTCCCAGAAGGGCGCTTACCGCCGTGACGGGAAGCCTCGAGGTGTTCATGCCCCTGGACCGGATTCG
- a CDS encoding response regulator, which produces MPRELLIADANISAQEEFEKIFEGMDSQLIFAENGEDALLKIKLYKPDLVIADVTMPNKDGFELCKIVKSNPELRRIPFVLLAGIFEDIGKSEQERVGADGVMTKPLKSEEILPLVEDLLKREPVSLEVEESERITGDVDDGLPGLGEAPVGEGAEGEELPDLEEVALTEIGEEDDQEAIIDLTEIVDDETAGGVSLEAGGVEEPAGQTVQAEGGSEGESLDEISLEGIDLDEPGGEPELEGIESVEQEKQQGEQELAEKPPGPDLGELERGTAEVEHTDERAEETHVDKASQTELEEEIDRRIDLVLEEAAEEGEEDTLLELEEEGRKPDSLEETEDLESLAEQIVQGGTGEVGSQGEESLREEVETLIEEGVPGDRDGEVEPEFTAQDGGIDEPGREGEGASEPVWLETPGKSEGSIAGDSVTDSGDVEELALEDLESLGETMEEIEELPVDKELEELLGEGEGGAFEGVGTEGDREGEEEPGASELAVGLAEEDRQEEGVFQERSDLERQEEGGFDEGGAETVTEILVTEGAGAETPEELEEQLFEEELEEEGGEILEEPLEGPAASFASQGQLIKEDVTEEEVDEFQRQLSSDFEDSEPKVAPVEGKPDERIESLVRRTVEQIFSGISDRVIPELTKSIVRVASERIEEVIQQVVPELAENAIKKEIERLQKEG; this is translated from the coding sequence ATGCCAAGGGAACTTTTGATCGCCGATGCCAATATTTCGGCACAGGAGGAGTTTGAGAAGATCTTCGAAGGCATGGACTCCCAGCTGATATTTGCGGAAAACGGCGAAGATGCCCTTTTGAAAATCAAGCTCTACAAACCGGATCTCGTCATAGCAGATGTGACCATGCCCAATAAAGACGGGTTTGAGTTGTGCAAGATAGTCAAGTCGAACCCGGAGCTCAGGCGAATCCCCTTCGTTTTGCTGGCGGGGATCTTTGAAGATATCGGGAAGTCCGAACAGGAGAGGGTCGGTGCTGACGGAGTCATGACCAAGCCTCTTAAGAGTGAAGAGATTCTGCCTCTTGTGGAGGATCTTCTGAAGAGGGAACCGGTCTCTCTTGAGGTCGAGGAGAGCGAGAGAATCACAGGTGATGTTGATGACGGTCTTCCCGGCCTGGGAGAGGCACCGGTGGGTGAAGGGGCTGAGGGGGAAGAGCTGCCCGACTTGGAAGAGGTGGCCCTCACCGAAATTGGGGAAGAGGACGATCAGGAGGCGATCATCGACCTCACCGAGATAGTGGACGACGAGACGGCTGGTGGTGTCTCTCTCGAAGCAGGTGGAGTCGAGGAGCCCGCGGGGCAGACAGTGCAGGCCGAGGGGGGCTCGGAAGGGGAATCCCTGGACGAGATATCCCTTGAAGGGATAGATCTGGATGAACCGGGGGGGGAACCGGAACTCGAAGGGATCGAATCGGTCGAACAGGAGAAACAGCAGGGTGAGCAGGAATTGGCCGAGAAGCCCCCCGGGCCGGATTTGGGAGAGCTGGAGCGGGGAACGGCAGAAGTCGAGCATACGGATGAGAGGGCCGAAGAGACCCATGTCGATAAGGCTTCACAGACTGAGCTCGAAGAAGAGATAGATCGGCGAATCGATCTGGTTCTTGAGGAAGCGGCAGAAGAGGGTGAGGAGGACACCCTCCTGGAACTGGAAGAGGAAGGGCGGAAACCTGACTCCCTCGAGGAAACAGAAGACCTGGAATCCCTTGCCGAACAAATCGTCCAAGGGGGGACCGGGGAGGTTGGTTCGCAGGGTGAGGAATCTCTCCGGGAAGAAGTGGAGACCCTCATCGAGGAGGGTGTGCCTGGAGATAGGGACGGAGAGGTCGAGCCGGAGTTCACTGCTCAAGACGGAGGCATCGATGAACCCGGGCGAGAGGGGGAAGGGGCTTCCGAGCCGGTTTGGCTTGAAACCCCTGGGAAATCTGAAGGTTCGATCGCCGGGGATTCGGTGACGGATTCCGGTGACGTGGAAGAACTTGCCCTGGAGGATCTGGAAAGCCTGGGCGAGACCATGGAAGAGATAGAAGAACTCCCCGTCGACAAGGAGCTCGAAGAACTGCTCGGGGAGGGGGAAGGCGGAGCGTTTGAGGGAGTCGGCACTGAGGGTGACAGAGAGGGCGAGGAGGAGCCCGGGGCTTCGGAGTTGGCTGTCGGACTCGCAGAAGAGGATCGTCAAGAGGAAGGTGTTTTTCAGGAGAGATCCGATCTAGAAAGGCAGGAGGAGGGGGGATTTGACGAAGGTGGGGCCGAGACCGTGACAGAGATCCTCGTGACGGAAGGTGCGGGGGCGGAGACCCCAGAGGAGCTTGAAGAGCAGTTATTCGAAGAGGAACTGGAGGAAGAGGGGGGAGAGATCCTCGAAGAACCCCTGGAGGGGCCGGCCGCGTCCTTTGCCTCTCAAGGGCAACTGATCAAAGAGGATGTCACGGAAGAGGAAGTTGACGAGTTTCAGAGGCAGCTTTCATCGGATTTCGAGGATTCAGAACCCAAGGTCGCTCCGGTTGAGGGGAAGCCTGATGAACGGATCGAATCCTTGGTCCGAAGGACCGTTGAACAGATCTTCAGCGGGATCTCGGACAGGGTAATCCCGGAGTTGACCAAAAGCATTGTGCGGGTTGCTTCCGAGCGGATTGAAGAGGTGATTCAACAGGTGGTTCCGGAACTGGCGGAGAATGCCATCAAGAAGGAAATTGAGAGGCTGCAAAAGGAAGGTTAA